In one Diabrotica virgifera virgifera chromosome 5, PGI_DIABVI_V3a genomic region, the following are encoded:
- the LOC126885200 gene encoding zinc transporter ZIP1-like, whose amino-acid sequence MNLSQSKLFSAIILGVSSLFVGVVPNCFAQQGRRRWPLFISSLLCFGAGVLLATSVVHILPEVRESIPVQYENYAEILYCCGFFILYIIDEIVHYFYGDSEEANLFHNHGHNHDHHRRQSQQLKSSYGTAERHNLLHAESAPYNPSFYRTRSDSALFGDQQPSQLCHVGHQEPCHNAPTANFGLIVALSIHELLEGLVVGLETKPEKVLLLLGAVASHKLVISFCLGVELSSTPLISCTRHFIYILIFSVGSAAGIIAGMIVSDVPGGFKNVAMPILQALAGGTLLYVTVSEVLPRERARWHQQHDRKSAGVVQLFFVFLGFGLMTLLTNYLE is encoded by the exons ATGAATTTATCTCAGTCAAAGTTATTTTCTGCTATTATTTTGGGGGTTTCGAGTTTGTTTGTTGGGGTTGTACCAAATTGTTTCGCTCAACAAGGAAGACGACGTTGGCCTTTGTTTATATCAAGTTTACTTTGTTTTGGTGCTGGGGTACtgctagcaacttccgtagtacATATTTTACCAGAGGTACGAGAATCAATACCAGTGCAATATGAAAACTATGCCGAAATTTTATACTGTTGCGGTTTTTTTATTCTCTACATAATTGATGAGATAGTTCATTACTTCTACGGTGATTCCGAGGAAGCAAATCTCTTCCACAACCATGGTCACAATCATGACCACCACAGAAGACAATCACAACAGCTAAAGTCATCATATGGCACTGCTGAAAGACACAATCTACTACATGCCGAGTCCGCACCCTATAATCCATCTTTTTATAGAACTAGAAGTGACAGTGCACTGTTTGGTGATCAGCAACCATCTCAGCTGTGCCACGTTGGCCATCAAGAGCCTTGCCATAATGCCCCGACTGCTAACTTTGGACTTATAGTTGCTCTTTCAATACACGAGTTGCTGGAAGGGTTAGTTGTTGGATTAGAGACGAAACCAGAAAAG GTGTTGCTGCTTTTGGGAGCTGTAGCATCCCATAAACTGGTGATTTCATTTTGTTTAGGAGTAGAATTATCATCTACCCCATTAATTTCGTGTACAAGACACTTTATTTACATTCTTATCTTCTCGGTGGGGTCTGCTGCTGGTATAATAGCAGGAATGATTGTATCAGATGTTCCTGGAGGGTTTAAGAATGTTGCAATGCCTATATTACAA GCACTTGCTGGCGGCACACTGTTATATGTAACTGTAAGTGAAGTATTACCTCGAGAAAGAGCTAGATGGCATCAGCAACATGACAGAAAATCAGCCGGAGTGGTACAACTCTTCTTCGTTTTCCTTGGTTTTGGGCTTATGACTCTGCTTACTAATTACTTAG